From the genome of Prosthecobacter debontii, one region includes:
- a CDS encoding retron system putative HNH endonuclease encodes MRHLAPHPEPVELTHAKPTLLLDWNRRSNKVRKVRRAIKDHLYRHQYGLCGYCEGSLGELGRHTEHVEPKAGIGGNPARTFDYSNLIASCQGDTDKPKPAQDASCGHYKDQQIHADGVYTPADFISPREPGCDQQFRYLLDGRVEPTALAGTADHRRAAYTLRLTGLDCLRLRNRRRQIAERHIRQIDRYKNDPVSLQRLINHYLGPRKDSNGTDVLLPFHTTRRQRFFP; translated from the coding sequence ATGAGACACCTAGCGCCCCATCCTGAGCCGGTCGAGCTGACCCATGCGAAACCCACCTTGTTATTAGACTGGAACCGACGGTCGAATAAAGTGCGCAAGGTGAGGCGTGCCATCAAAGACCACCTCTATCGCCATCAATACGGGCTCTGCGGTTATTGCGAGGGTTCATTGGGCGAGCTTGGCCGCCACACCGAACACGTGGAACCTAAAGCAGGCATCGGCGGAAACCCGGCACGCACCTTTGATTATTCCAATCTCATCGCCTCCTGCCAAGGCGATACGGATAAGCCAAAGCCGGCTCAGGATGCTTCCTGCGGTCATTACAAGGATCAGCAGATCCATGCCGACGGCGTTTACACACCGGCTGACTTTATTTCTCCCCGCGAGCCCGGCTGTGATCAGCAGTTTCGCTACTTGCTCGATGGACGTGTCGAGCCTACCGCCCTAGCTGGCACTGCGGATCACCGCCGGGCCGCTTACACGCTGCGGCTCACAGGTCTGGACTGCCTTCGCCTCCGCAATCGTCGGCGTCAGATCGCAGAAAGACACATTCGTCAGATTGACCGTTATAAAAATGATCCCGTGAGCCTTCAGAGGTTGATCAATCACTATTTAGGTCCACGCAAGGACAGCAATGGCACAGATGTTTTGCTCCCATTTCACACCACTCGCAGACAACGGTTTTTCCCTTAG
- a CDS encoding AAA family ATPase — protein MILQNIHLTQFRCFPSLDLALNDRLNVFIGGNGSGKSALLDAIALSLAPILSHLPDLSGPGIKKASDLRLIGEDRQAPYCQIKATAALRDGRVQMCWDRLAKRDNAKSTRAALPKDAGSLRLLHEWLDEIIDQHAKVEPFTLPVFAHYGTNRAVDVPHNKPSAKRRKSFARLDALRDALNPDADFRRTVAWFKTLEDQELRQKDPSRPSLLEPVRRAIERMLPDIQHPRMDEDDTQRFVVDGHNSDGKPVKLFLDQLSDGYQVMLGVVMDFALRLVLANPVTEAQPDPLAAEAIMIVDEVDLHLHPEWQQRVIPDLMRTFTGTQFIFTTHSPQVVSTVRKKFVRKLAEYNIHELPTETIGAESSRVLEDAFNVPIRPENLKEVKLLNDYIHLAETPDADPLEIAKQRAVVRDIFSDDEPAIELTDMALEQRRILEELNLQMPVIPAPVDDEEDFSDEEENSEEER, from the coding sequence ATGATTTTACAGAACATTCATCTCACCCAATTCAGGTGTTTTCCCTCTCTGGACCTGGCGCTGAACGATCGCTTAAACGTCTTTATTGGCGGGAATGGCTCGGGCAAAAGCGCCCTGCTGGATGCCATTGCTCTCAGTTTAGCCCCCATCTTATCGCACCTTCCAGACCTCTCTGGTCCTGGGATCAAAAAAGCCTCGGACCTACGGCTGATTGGTGAAGACAGACAAGCTCCCTATTGCCAGATCAAAGCGACGGCGGCATTGAGAGATGGACGTGTGCAGATGTGTTGGGATCGATTGGCTAAGCGAGACAATGCCAAATCCACACGTGCAGCTCTGCCCAAGGATGCAGGGTCCCTTCGGCTCTTGCATGAATGGCTGGATGAGATCATCGACCAACATGCGAAGGTCGAGCCGTTTACTCTTCCTGTCTTCGCTCACTATGGCACGAACCGAGCCGTGGATGTGCCACACAACAAACCGAGCGCTAAACGGCGCAAGAGCTTTGCTCGATTGGACGCCTTGAGGGACGCCCTGAACCCTGACGCTGACTTCCGCCGGACCGTCGCCTGGTTTAAGACGCTCGAGGACCAGGAACTCCGCCAGAAGGACCCGAGCAGACCTTCTTTGTTAGAGCCGGTCCGCCGAGCCATTGAACGCATGCTTCCCGACATTCAGCATCCCCGGATGGATGAAGATGACACTCAGCGTTTTGTGGTTGATGGACACAACAGTGACGGCAAGCCGGTCAAGTTGTTTCTAGACCAGCTCTCAGATGGCTACCAGGTGATGTTGGGCGTGGTCATGGACTTCGCTCTGCGCCTCGTTTTAGCCAACCCTGTCACCGAAGCTCAGCCTGACCCTTTGGCTGCTGAAGCCATCATGATCGTGGATGAAGTGGATTTGCATCTGCATCCCGAATGGCAGCAGCGAGTGATCCCTGACCTCATGCGCACTTTCACTGGCACGCAGTTCATTTTCACCACCCATAGTCCCCAAGTGGTGAGCACAGTGAGAAAAAAATTTGTGCGCAAGCTTGCTGAATACAACATCCACGAGCTTCCCACAGAAACCATCGGCGCAGAAAGCAGCCGCGTGCTTGAAGATGCTTTTAATGTCCCCATTCGCCCTGAAAACCTAAAGGAGGTGAAGCTGTTGAATGACTACATTCACCTCGCTGAAACGCCGGATGCGGATCCACTGGAGATCGCGAAGCAACGCGCCGTGGTGCGGGATATTTTCAGCGATGACGAGCCTGCCATTGAACTCACCGATATGGCCCTGGAACAACGGCGGATTTTAGAGGAATTGAATTTACAGATGCCGGTTATCCCGGCTCCTGTGGATGATGAGGAAGATTTTAGTGATGAGGAAGAGAACTCCGAGGAAGAGCGATGA
- a CDS encoding type I restriction endonuclease subunit R, which yields MEAHTRQQIIDQRLLEAGWKVGDPSQVREEFFISPFREKAGDGAALQEAPGVYGARQFSDYVLLGKNGKPIAVIEAKCASKDAALGREQAKQYCYNIQAQQGGDLPFCFYTNGHEIFFWNLDVAPPVQVHGFPTRQDLERLLHLRTHKKPLTQEFINTSIAGRDYQLQAIRAVMEGMERNRRDFLLVMATGTGKTRTCIALIDALMRAGWIQRVLFLVDRIALRGQALDAFKEHIPDEPRWPELGEKTITADRRIYVVTYPTMLNVVRDEERPLSPHFFDLIVIDESHRSIYNTYREVLHYFNATKLGLTATPRDVIDKNTFALFHCEDGLPSFAFSYDEAINHVPPYLCDFRVLKIKTKFQDEGISKRTISLEDQKKLILEGKDVEDINFEGSDLEKTVTNHATNALIVKEFMEESIKDPNGVLPGKTIFFCLSIAHARRIESIFDQLYPEYKGDLAKVMVSEDPRVYGKGGLLDQFTRSDMPRIAISVDMLDTGIDVREIVNLVFAKPVFSYTKFWQMIGRGTRLLESAKVKPWCPEKDVFQIIDCWDNFDYFKLTPKGKEPKAQIPLPVRLVGVRLDKIEAALTLGLEQVAEKESAALREQIAALPAQSVTIMEARKLLARCQVDEFWAPLTFEGIAFLRHSIQPLFRVVSQTDFKAMRFEKDVLEASLAHLQNDPGKYAVLTQNLTAQISELPLAVNIVAQEAGLIQKAQTHHYWATMTDQAFDHLAQHLAPLMHYRDARPQGSGTASFNFADVLKSKEFVEFGPQHASLSITQYRELVEKTVNELTASHPVLQKIRDGGTPTEAEAELLAAQLHDEHPHITLQLLRRVYHHQRAPFIRFIRHILGIELLESFPDTVSRSIDQFIAEHPTLTGHQLQFLHLLRDFIMDRGNIEKRDLIQAPFTVLHPSGIRGVFSPAQITEILALTERLVA from the coding sequence ATGGAAGCCCACACCCGCCAGCAAATCATTGACCAACGGCTGCTTGAGGCCGGGTGGAAAGTCGGGGATCCATCCCAAGTGCGGGAAGAGTTTTTCATCTCGCCATTCAGAGAGAAGGCGGGGGATGGGGCTGCCCTGCAAGAGGCGCCGGGCGTCTATGGCGCGCGGCAGTTCAGCGATTATGTTTTGCTGGGTAAAAATGGGAAACCCATCGCCGTCATCGAGGCCAAATGCGCCAGCAAGGATGCAGCGCTCGGCAGAGAGCAGGCCAAACAATACTGCTACAACATCCAGGCTCAACAGGGAGGTGACCTTCCGTTTTGCTTTTATACCAATGGGCATGAGATTTTTTTCTGGAATCTGGACGTGGCTCCACCGGTTCAGGTTCATGGCTTCCCCACGCGGCAGGATCTGGAAAGACTGCTGCATCTCCGCACTCATAAGAAGCCTCTCACGCAGGAGTTCATCAATACCTCGATTGCTGGGCGGGACTACCAGTTGCAGGCCATCCGCGCCGTCATGGAGGGCATGGAGAGGAATCGCCGGGACTTCCTGCTGGTCATGGCCACAGGCACAGGCAAGACCCGCACCTGCATTGCCTTGATCGATGCCCTCATGCGGGCGGGATGGATTCAGCGCGTTCTGTTTCTCGTGGACCGCATCGCCCTGCGCGGTCAGGCGCTGGATGCCTTCAAAGAGCACATCCCAGATGAACCCCGCTGGCCAGAGCTGGGGGAGAAAACCATCACGGCGGATCGTCGCATCTACGTGGTCACCTATCCGACCATGCTCAATGTCGTTCGGGATGAGGAGCGGCCCCTTTCTCCTCACTTCTTTGATCTCATCGTCATCGATGAAAGCCATCGCTCGATCTACAACACCTATCGCGAAGTCCTCCATTACTTCAATGCCACCAAGCTGGGGCTGACGGCGACACCTCGCGATGTCATCGACAAGAACACCTTCGCCCTCTTCCATTGTGAGGATGGCCTGCCCAGCTTCGCCTTTTCCTATGACGAAGCCATCAATCACGTTCCTCCTTACCTCTGTGACTTCCGGGTTCTGAAGATCAAAACCAAGTTTCAGGATGAAGGCATCAGCAAGCGAACCATCAGCCTCGAAGATCAGAAGAAGCTGATCCTTGAGGGCAAGGATGTCGAGGACATCAACTTTGAAGGCAGCGACCTGGAAAAGACCGTCACCAACCACGCCACCAATGCCCTCATCGTGAAGGAATTCATGGAGGAGTCGATCAAGGACCCCAATGGCGTCCTGCCCGGCAAGACCATCTTTTTCTGCCTCTCCATCGCTCACGCCCGCCGCATCGAGAGCATCTTTGACCAGCTCTATCCCGAATATAAAGGCGACCTCGCTAAGGTCATGGTTTCTGAGGATCCGCGTGTCTATGGCAAAGGGGGCCTGCTCGATCAGTTCACCCGCAGCGACATGCCCCGCATCGCCATCAGCGTGGACATGCTGGATACCGGCATCGACGTGCGCGAGATTGTGAATCTCGTCTTTGCCAAGCCCGTCTTCAGCTACACCAAGTTCTGGCAGATGATTGGGCGCGGCACGCGTCTGCTGGAGTCCGCCAAGGTCAAGCCGTGGTGCCCGGAAAAGGACGTCTTCCAGATCATCGATTGCTGGGACAATTTCGATTACTTCAAGCTCACCCCCAAAGGCAAGGAGCCGAAAGCGCAGATTCCGCTGCCCGTTCGTTTAGTGGGTGTAAGGCTCGATAAAATCGAGGCAGCGCTCACGCTCGGCTTGGAGCAGGTGGCGGAGAAGGAAAGCGCCGCTCTCCGAGAGCAGATCGCTGCCCTGCCTGCCCAATCGGTGACCATCATGGAGGCACGGAAACTCCTGGCCAGGTGTCAGGTCGATGAATTTTGGGCACCTCTCACCTTTGAGGGCATCGCCTTCCTGCGTCATTCCATCCAGCCCCTCTTCCGTGTCGTGTCACAGACGGATTTCAAGGCCATGCGCTTTGAGAAAGACGTGCTTGAGGCCTCACTGGCGCATCTCCAGAATGACCCAGGCAAGTATGCCGTCCTGACCCAGAACCTCACTGCTCAGATCAGTGAACTGCCGCTTGCCGTGAACATCGTCGCACAAGAGGCGGGCCTCATCCAGAAGGCACAGACCCACCACTACTGGGCCACCATGACGGACCAGGCCTTTGACCACCTGGCGCAGCATCTGGCCCCGCTTATGCATTACCGGGATGCCCGCCCCCAGGGCAGTGGCACGGCCAGTTTTAACTTTGCCGATGTGCTGAAGTCCAAGGAGTTTGTCGAGTTCGGCCCCCAGCATGCTTCCCTCAGCATCACCCAGTATCGCGAGCTGGTGGAAAAGACCGTGAATGAGCTGACCGCCAGCCATCCCGTCCTGCAAAAGATCCGCGACGGCGGCACCCCCACCGAGGCGGAGGCGGAGCTTCTCGCCGCCCAGCTTCATGACGAGCACCCACACATCACCCTCCAGCTCCTGCGTCGGGTTTATCATCACCAGCGTGCGCCCTTCATCCGCTTCATTCGCCACATCTTGGGCATTGAGCTGCTGGAGAGTTTTCCAGATACCGTCTCCCGCTCCATCGACCAATTCATCGCCGAGCATCCCACGCTGACCGGCCACCAGCTCCAGTTCCTGCACCTGCTGCGGGATTTCATCATGGATCGAGGCAACATCGAAAAGCGCGACCTCATCCAGGCCCCCTTTACAGTCCTGCATCCCAGTGGCATCAGAGGCGTCTTTTCCCCCGCCCAGATCACCGAAATCCTTGCCCTGACCGAACGCCTCGTTGCCTAG
- a CDS encoding YdaU family protein: MHYYSHHVGDYRRDTSFLSLIEHGAYRLLMDEYYVTDKPLPLDQAKLCRILRASTKVEKAAVAFILEEYFISASDGYHHPHMDAEIEAYARQAETNRLNGKKGGRPPKVKGGANPPGSSSTPHPGSELKAQSNPNQEPGTNLQEPGTKNQKTIFLSPLYPPGEVKEGERGGFLEDAEGRHSPGVESSPLDWQPSAEQIQIGSWFNRRASTVWSEREQKAWKGVHLEEEDLEILQWFYTESGCRYLRQDLLTLLNNWRGEIDRARNFDPEDAKR; the protein is encoded by the coding sequence ATGCATTACTACAGCCATCATGTCGGAGATTACCGCCGCGATACGTCCTTCCTATCCCTCATCGAGCATGGTGCCTATCGGCTGCTCATGGATGAGTATTATGTGACTGACAAGCCGCTGCCCCTGGATCAAGCCAAGCTGTGCCGCATCCTCCGTGCCTCGACCAAGGTGGAGAAGGCGGCGGTGGCCTTCATCCTGGAGGAATACTTTATCTCGGCGAGCGATGGCTATCATCATCCGCACATGGATGCGGAGATCGAGGCCTACGCGAGACAGGCGGAGACGAACCGCCTCAACGGTAAAAAAGGCGGCCGACCGCCCAAGGTGAAAGGGGGTGCGAACCCACCAGGTTCTTCATCGACCCCCCACCCGGGAAGTGAGCTGAAAGCGCAGTCGAACCCTAACCAAGAACCAGGAACCAATCTCCAAGAACCAGGAACCAAAAACCAAAAAACCATCTTTCTCTCCCCCCTCTATCCCCCAGGGGAAGTGAAGGAGGGAGAAAGAGGGGGTTTTCTGGAGGACGCTGAAGGCAGACACTCCCCAGGTGTCGAATCCTCCCCGCTGGATTGGCAGCCCAGTGCGGAGCAGATCCAGATCGGCTCCTGGTTCAACCGCCGCGCCAGCACGGTGTGGAGTGAGCGCGAACAAAAAGCGTGGAAAGGCGTGCATCTGGAGGAGGAGGATCTGGAGATCCTGCAATGGTTCTACACCGAGAGCGGCTGCCGCTACCTGAGGCAGGATCTGCTGACCCTGCTCAACAACTGGCGGGGTGAGATTGATCGCGCCCGCAATTTTGATCCTGAGGATGCGAAGCGGTGA
- a CDS encoding class I SAM-dependent DNA methyltransferase, with translation MLQLNAKLRSLIAKLWDRFWSGGISNPLSAIEQITYLLFMKQIDELDTKREQDAEFTGDTFTSRFVGDYFLPHDKARAAELAKPKPGETAAEKKAREQELKRLAIDKSTLRWSHFRQLPAAEMLPHVQQRVFPFIKDLGDSGNFTQHMANAVFLIPSANLLQGAVTIIEEIFVEIERDARESGHLHQDIQGDVYEMLLNEISSAGKNGQFRTPRHIIKLISELVKPQLGHRICDPACGTAGFLLDAYHYIVTQLARQKAKKGQTYPPDEDGFIRTSLSGLLTPNNKHVLEQGLHGYDFDSTMVRLALMNLMMHGIDNPRVDYQDTLSKGFTEEGDYDIVMANPPFTGSIDKGDINESLKLNTTKTELLFTERIFTLLKMGGTAGIIIPQGVLFGASGAFVEARKKLVEEAELKAVIALPSGVFKPYAGVATAILVFTRGGKTQHTWFYNLENDGLSLDDKRQRIQGSELPEVVALWNARDPKKEMGDRKAKHFFVPVQEIREKNYDLSFNRYHEAEHDETEYEEPQVILAKLKDLEDKIQKGIAELEGILG, from the coding sequence ATGCTCCAGCTCAACGCTAAACTCAGATCCCTCATCGCCAAACTCTGGGACCGCTTCTGGTCCGGCGGTATTTCCAATCCCCTCTCCGCCATCGAGCAGATCACCTACCTGCTCTTCATGAAGCAGATCGATGAGCTGGATACCAAACGTGAGCAGGATGCCGAGTTCACCGGAGACACCTTCACCTCCCGCTTTGTCGGCGACTACTTCCTGCCCCATGACAAAGCGCGGGCCGCAGAACTCGCCAAGCCCAAACCTGGGGAAACCGCCGCCGAGAAAAAAGCCCGTGAGCAGGAGCTGAAACGCCTGGCCATTGATAAGTCCACCCTGCGCTGGAGCCACTTCAGGCAATTGCCTGCCGCTGAGATGCTGCCGCACGTGCAGCAGCGGGTCTTCCCCTTCATCAAGGACCTCGGAGACTCGGGTAACTTCACCCAGCACATGGCCAATGCCGTCTTCCTCATCCCCAGCGCCAATCTCCTGCAGGGTGCCGTGACCATTATTGAGGAGATCTTTGTCGAGATCGAGCGGGATGCCCGCGAGTCCGGCCACCTGCATCAGGACATTCAGGGAGATGTCTATGAGATGCTGCTCAATGAGATCAGCAGCGCGGGCAAAAACGGCCAGTTCCGCACCCCGCGTCACATCATCAAGCTCATCAGCGAGCTGGTGAAGCCTCAGCTCGGCCACCGCATCTGTGACCCCGCCTGCGGCACCGCCGGGTTCCTGCTGGATGCCTATCACTACATCGTCACCCAGCTCGCGCGCCAGAAGGCTAAGAAGGGCCAGACCTATCCACCGGATGAGGATGGCTTCATCCGCACCAGCCTCAGCGGCCTGCTCACGCCGAACAACAAGCATGTCCTAGAGCAGGGCCTGCATGGTTATGACTTTGACAGCACGATGGTGCGCCTCGCCCTCATGAACCTCATGATGCATGGCATTGACAATCCCCGCGTGGATTATCAGGACACACTCAGCAAGGGCTTCACGGAAGAGGGGGACTACGACATCGTCATGGCCAATCCGCCCTTCACCGGCAGCATTGATAAGGGCGATATCAATGAGAGCCTCAAGCTCAATACCACCAAGACGGAGCTGCTCTTCACCGAGCGTATCTTCACCCTGCTCAAGATGGGCGGCACCGCCGGCATCATCATCCCACAGGGCGTGCTCTTCGGGGCCAGCGGGGCCTTTGTCGAGGCACGCAAGAAGCTCGTGGAAGAAGCCGAGCTGAAGGCCGTCATCGCCCTGCCCAGCGGCGTCTTCAAGCCCTACGCCGGAGTCGCCACCGCCATCCTCGTCTTCACCCGCGGCGGCAAGACCCAGCACACCTGGTTTTACAACCTGGAAAACGACGGCCTCTCCCTGGATGACAAACGCCAACGCATCCAAGGTAGCGAGCTGCCCGAAGTCGTCGCCCTCTGGAATGCCCGCGACCCGAAAAAGGAAATGGGCGACCGCAAGGCCAAGCACTTCTTCGTGCCCGTGCAGGAGATCCGCGAGAAAAACTACGACCTCTCCTTCAACCGCTACCACGAAGCCGAGCACGATGAGACCGAGTATGAGGAACCCCAGGTCATCCTCGCCAAGCTGAAAGACCTGGAAGACAAGATCCAGAAAGGCATCGCTGAACTGGAGGGGATTTTAGGATGA
- a CDS encoding glycosyltransferase has translation MTTKRHPKIEPPKIAFVMAAVQSCSQARTALTQLRRDDPRSSSFGKTMLVDFSEGENALSPKSLKALEVEVIKLPPMTEGLRAREAFLWALQNVDAKFEWLCFCEDDIKFRERFSGYLRECVNELLAKEPPDSIIALYSPHDTQHAPHLDKGRYYVSYAPGQFFGTQCLLVPRVCFADILQFIQRHGMDPSEPLDGLLNLYCRTTQHLYATKVSLVQHHHKGAVGVGGGHQSPSFSKVWMPGPALAKHFQRLAMKAAYSRKFPKKIGHQRGIVICAGGPRYFACAWVCIRMLRHLGCELPIEVWHLGPAEMSPHMRSLLEPWGVRCVDAFEIRKKHPVRLLAGWELKCYSILYSDFEEVLLLDADNVPVHNPTFLFDTEEYQEQGAVFWPDLGCTAEDRDIWNLTGVPYRKEREFESGQVLVHKRRCWNALVLAMHYNEHSDFYYQHVYGDKDTFRFAFRKLGKDYAMPDRGIKHIEGTLCQHDFEGRRLFQHRIKKWSLTQRKDTHDFQYEAECYSFLDELKGLLRKKFTAPQASLTKLNGHRKAKTVTLRAPVGCSTGYELHARQIFFDLKKLGYHLQVVSTAIVEQYAPVPQEIRRALFPETHQVDWELLLHPPFYKPVKGRKTVYFTMWEASVLPPKAVKNLNLSEAVIVPCRWNAECFRESGVKVPIHVIPLGIKTDIFTNSDMEMSGPCVFGAAGRSDSDPSRKGFNQVIPLFLRAFPDEKDVKLKVKLFPHCKIDAVNDPRIEIERSYLTEPQLAAWFQSLTCFVSMSRSEGWGLMQHQALATGRPVIGTIYGGMAEFFDERMGYPVDYQLVSARGKFRGCGEWAEPSDDDVIENMRQVYRDRQEARRRGQVGAKEVARLSWMNSHTKLAQLLHELNFLSAPVL, from the coding sequence ATGACTACGAAAAGGCACCCCAAAATTGAACCGCCCAAAATTGCCTTCGTCATGGCAGCGGTGCAGTCGTGCAGCCAGGCTCGAACAGCTCTCACTCAGCTGCGTCGCGATGATCCGCGATCAAGCAGCTTTGGGAAAACGATGCTGGTGGATTTCTCCGAAGGTGAAAATGCCTTGAGCCCCAAGAGCCTCAAGGCCCTGGAGGTGGAGGTCATTAAGCTGCCGCCCATGACTGAGGGCCTGAGGGCTCGCGAAGCGTTTTTGTGGGCTTTGCAAAATGTCGATGCCAAGTTTGAATGGCTGTGTTTCTGCGAGGATGACATCAAATTCCGCGAGCGCTTTTCCGGTTACCTGCGGGAGTGTGTCAATGAACTGCTGGCCAAGGAACCGCCAGACTCCATCATTGCCCTCTATTCCCCCCACGATACTCAACATGCTCCGCATCTGGACAAGGGGCGCTACTATGTGAGTTATGCTCCAGGCCAGTTCTTTGGTACGCAGTGCCTTCTGGTGCCACGTGTCTGCTTTGCGGACATTCTGCAGTTCATCCAGCGCCACGGGATGGATCCTTCCGAACCTCTGGATGGCCTGTTGAATCTTTACTGCCGGACGACCCAGCACCTGTATGCCACCAAGGTTTCGCTGGTCCAGCATCATCACAAAGGGGCCGTTGGGGTGGGCGGGGGTCATCAGTCGCCTTCCTTTTCCAAGGTGTGGATGCCGGGGCCGGCATTGGCCAAGCATTTTCAGCGGCTGGCCATGAAGGCCGCGTATAGCCGGAAGTTTCCGAAGAAGATCGGGCACCAGAGAGGCATCGTGATCTGCGCGGGCGGGCCGCGCTACTTTGCCTGTGCCTGGGTGTGCATCCGCATGCTGCGGCATTTGGGCTGTGAGCTGCCGATTGAAGTCTGGCACTTAGGTCCTGCGGAGATGTCACCCCACATGCGCTCACTGCTGGAGCCCTGGGGCGTGCGCTGTGTGGATGCGTTTGAAATTCGGAAAAAGCATCCGGTCAGGCTGCTGGCCGGCTGGGAGTTGAAGTGTTATTCCATTCTTTACTCTGACTTTGAAGAAGTGCTCTTGCTGGATGCGGACAATGTGCCGGTCCATAATCCGACATTCCTGTTCGATACGGAAGAGTATCAGGAACAGGGGGCGGTTTTCTGGCCGGATTTGGGATGCACGGCGGAGGACCGGGACATCTGGAACCTAACCGGGGTGCCCTATCGCAAGGAGCGGGAATTTGAAAGCGGTCAGGTGCTGGTGCACAAGCGCCGCTGCTGGAATGCGCTGGTCCTGGCCATGCATTACAATGAGCACTCGGACTTCTATTATCAGCACGTGTATGGGGACAAGGACACGTTCAGATTTGCCTTCCGAAAACTGGGCAAGGACTACGCCATGCCGGACCGCGGCATCAAGCACATCGAGGGCACCCTCTGCCAGCATGACTTCGAAGGCCGGCGGCTGTTTCAGCACAGGATCAAAAAGTGGTCTTTAACTCAGCGTAAGGACACCCATGACTTTCAGTATGAGGCGGAGTGCTACAGTTTCCTTGATGAACTGAAGGGGCTGCTTCGGAAGAAGTTTACGGCTCCCCAAGCCAGCCTCACGAAGCTGAACGGTCACCGGAAGGCGAAAACGGTCACCCTGCGTGCGCCGGTGGGCTGCAGCACGGGATATGAACTGCACGCGCGTCAGATCTTTTTTGACCTGAAGAAGCTGGGATACCATCTGCAGGTCGTTTCCACCGCCATCGTGGAGCAATACGCCCCGGTGCCGCAGGAGATCCGCCGGGCCCTGTTCCCAGAGACTCATCAGGTCGATTGGGAGCTGCTGCTGCATCCGCCTTTTTACAAGCCAGTCAAAGGACGCAAGACGGTTTACTTCACCATGTGGGAAGCTTCGGTGCTGCCTCCGAAGGCGGTGAAAAACCTGAACCTATCGGAGGCGGTGATTGTGCCCTGCCGATGGAATGCCGAGTGTTTTCGTGAGTCCGGGGTCAAAGTGCCGATCCATGTGATCCCGCTCGGGATCAAGACGGACATCTTCACGAACAGCGACATGGAAATGAGCGGCCCCTGTGTCTTTGGCGCAGCCGGCCGGTCCGACTCGGATCCTTCCCGAAAGGGCTTTAACCAAGTCATCCCCCTGTTCCTGCGTGCCTTCCCCGATGAGAAGGACGTGAAGCTGAAAGTGAAACTCTTCCCTCACTGCAAGATTGATGCGGTGAATGACCCCCGGATCGAGATCGAACGCAGCTACCTGACGGAACCTCAGCTCGCGGCGTGGTTTCAGAGCCTAACCTGCTTTGTTTCCATGAGCCGAAGTGAAGGCTGGGGCCTCATGCAGCATCAGGCGCTGGCCACCGGCAGACCTGTCATAGGCACCATCTACGGCGGCATGGCGGAATTTTTCGATGAGAGGATGGGCTATCCCGTGGACTACCAGCTCGTTTCGGCGCGAGGTAAATTCCGCGGCTGCGGCGAGTGGGCTGAGCCAAGCGACGACGATGTGATCGAAAACATGCGCCAGGTCTATCGTGACCGGCAGGAGGCGCGGCGCAGAGGCCAGGTGGGGGCCAAGGAGGTGGCCCGTCTTTCATGGATGAACTCCCACACGAAACTGGCCCAGTTGCTCCATGAGCTGAACTTTCTGTCCGCCCCTGTCCTATGA